In one window of Tubulanus polymorphus chromosome 3, tnTubPoly1.2, whole genome shotgun sequence DNA:
- the LOC141902119 gene encoding uncharacterized protein LOC141902119 codes for MADNTENSGSDDSPSASECYENVSEREHSDESVLSSESEAGDIQVLNGAEPPYLYEPDVSDDDDAGDKPDNRHDRMFRLDVQRFDEWCTCTYCQILDAEPECVCCKEIGVVAGKIQKFEGLDAQRYTCITDTGSFNAVCLHVAVLQTAWYAYRSQYGSKTFEGTENDKFRHIAYRQFVRWCWGFCGPKIRVILPSCVVSCIRAHFPEDGDEEFAVYKGFRLPPLDD; via the exons ATGGCGGACAATACAGAAAACAGTGGGTCAGACGATTCCCCTTCCGCAAGCGAATGTTATGAAAATGTTAGTGAAAGAGAACACTCAGATGAAAGTGTGCTATCGTCTGAATCTGAGGCAGGCGATATTCAAGTGTTGAATGGTGCTGAACCGCCATATTTGTATGAACCCGATGTATCCGATGATGACGATGCCGGCGACAAGCCTGACAATAGACACGATAGAATGTTTAGATTAGATGTTCAACGGTTCGATGAATG GTGCACCTGTACGTATTGTCAAATACTTGACGCTGAACCTGAGTGTGTATGCTGCAAGGAGATAGGTGTAGTCGCtggaaaaatacaaaaattcgaGGGACTAGATGCTCAGCGTTATACGTGTATCACCGACACAGGGTCATTTAATGCGGTCTGCCTTCATGTTGCGGTCCTTCAAACAGCCTGGTATGCGTATCGGAGTCAGTATGGCAGCAAAACATTCGAAGGAacagaaaatgataaatttagaCATATTGCTTATCGCCAGTTTGTTCGTTGGTGCTGGGGTTTTTGCGGGCCGAAAATCAGAGTTATTTTACCATCTTGTGTCGTGTCATGCATCCGGGCTCACTTTCCCGAAGATGGTGATGAAGAATTCGCCGTATATAAAGGTTTCAGACTGCCACCACTAGACGATTAA
- the LOC141902298 gene encoding uncharacterized protein LOC141902298: MDLSHLVSVEHIQNVHTNCKHGPYTKQKKWLLPGTPAAAEFEELALKTRVLNQIKSMSSYGQTSNIECFHKIINHFAPKMIHFSYTGMLSRLYVAIMHYNENSERAQAVTKEGQKRYKLFYPKYKERHVVRKVLTNATDDYVDLCLGSVFANLKENKSEKHVFPPVLSHGKTKTNKHDAIAAHQSRFRKITDKVEFAQYHPAVSSTSRTMNPPKKQKQTTDTFNLEQVIQDVLCSTQ, from the exons ATGGATCTCAGCCATCTCGTCAGCGTCGAGCATATTCAGAATGTGCATACTAACTGCAAACATGGTCCctacacaaaacaaaaaaaatggCTTCTTCCTG GAACTCCAGCAGCTGCAGAATTTGAGGAACTTGCACTCAAAACTAGAGTCTTAAATCAGATAAAGAGCATGTCATCTTATGGGCAAACGAGTAACATTGAGTGCTTCCATAAGATAATCAACCATTTCGCCCCCAAAATGATCCACTTTTCGTACACGGGAATGTTAAGTAG GTTATACGTTGCAATTATGCACTACAATGAAAACAGTGAACGGGCACAAGCGGTTACTAAAGAAGGCCAGAAGCGTTACAAATTATTTTATCCGAAGTACAAAGAAAGGCATGTTGTAAGAAAAGTACTGACAAATGCCACTGACG ATTATGTTGACTTGTGTCTTGGATCAGTATTTGCAAATTTAAAGGAAAATAAATCCGAGAAACATGTGTTCCCACCAGTCCTTTCACATGGCAAGACCAAGACCAATAAGCACGATGCGATTGCAGCACACCAATCAAGGTTCAGAAAAATAACAGATAAAGTAGAATTTGCGCAGTATCATCCAGCAGTTAGTTCTACTTCACGTACCATGAACCCACCAAAGAAACAAAAGCAAACTACAGACACCTTTAACTTGGAGCAGGTGATTCAAGATGTCCTTTGCTCAACACAGTAA